A genomic segment from Brevundimonas sp. SORGH_AS_0993 encodes:
- the prmC gene encoding peptide chain release factor N(5)-glutamine methyltransferase — translation MTTEPLTPKPADGAATLLTIWKAAQARLKDGRIDSPAIDARLLLEAAAGASRTDILTDPYRVVTAEQQAAYTAMIDRRLRREPVSRIVGKKGFWKIMLNVTPDVLSPRPDTETLLDVSLLAFAKNEAFSAIDLGTGSGAILLALLAERPAAQGVGTDISPEALAVAKENAANLDLNGRASFLRTEWAAGFGDASFDLVLSNPPYIPTDHISSLDPEVRDHDPHLALDGGPDGLQAYRDLAPEIRRILKPLGVFAVEIGWDQGPQVKALFEDAGFTDVKIVKDLGDRDRVVTNGPDPRTNPIPQD, via the coding sequence ATGACCACCGAACCCCTTACGCCCAAGCCGGCCGACGGCGCCGCGACCCTGCTGACCATCTGGAAGGCCGCCCAGGCGCGGCTGAAGGACGGCCGCATCGACAGCCCGGCCATCGACGCCCGCCTGCTGCTGGAAGCCGCCGCCGGCGCCAGCCGCACCGACATTCTGACCGATCCCTATCGCGTCGTCACTGCCGAACAGCAGGCCGCCTATACGGCCATGATCGACCGGCGCCTGCGGCGCGAGCCCGTGTCGCGCATCGTCGGCAAGAAGGGCTTCTGGAAGATCATGCTGAACGTCACGCCCGACGTCCTCAGCCCCCGGCCCGACACCGAAACCCTGCTGGACGTCAGCCTCTTGGCCTTCGCCAAGAACGAGGCGTTCAGCGCCATCGACCTGGGCACCGGCTCGGGCGCCATCCTCCTGGCGCTGCTGGCCGAACGCCCGGCGGCGCAAGGGGTCGGCACCGACATCTCGCCCGAAGCCTTGGCCGTGGCCAAGGAGAACGCGGCCAACCTGGACCTGAACGGCCGGGCGTCCTTCCTGCGCACCGAATGGGCGGCGGGCTTCGGCGACGCCAGTTTCGACCTGGTCCTGTCCAACCCGCCCTATATTCCGACCGACCACATCTCCAGCCTGGACCCGGAGGTGCGCGACCATGACCCGCACCTGGCGCTGGACGGCGGGCCGGACGGGCTTCAGGCCTACCGCGACCTGGCGCCCGAAATCCGGCGCATCCTGAAGCCCCTGGGCGTCTTCGCGGTCGAGATCGGCTGGGACCAGGGGCCGCAGGTCAAGGCCCTGTTCGAGGACGCGGGCTTCACCGACGTGAAGATCGTCAAGGACCTGGGCGACCGCGACCGCGTCGTCACCAACGGCCCGGACCCGCGCACCAATCCGATCCCCCAGGATTGA
- the hslU gene encoding ATP-dependent protease ATPase subunit HslU, with protein MTELNPREIVSELDRHIIGQNDAKRAVAVALRNRWRRKRVPDDLRDEVTPKNILMIGPTGVGKTEIARRLAKLAGSPFLKVEATKFTEVGYVGRDVDQIMRDLVESALVMVRERRRGEVSARAESAAEDRILDALVGPGAGQATRDSFRKKLRAGELDDKEIEVSLADTASPIQGLDLPGGGNVGLLNLSEMLGKMGGGRTKTVKTTVRDATAPLIAEEGDKLLDQDSLTQEALKLAENEGIVFLDEIDKVAARQGASGADVSREGVQRDLLPLIEGATVSTKYGPVKTDHVLFIASGAFHVAKPSDLLPELQGRLPIRVELKPLTRDDFKRILTEPEANLIRQNQALLATEDVTLTFTDDAVEAMADAAVAANSAVENIGARRLQTVLERVLEETSFKASDLSGQTVAFDGEAVRERLGALTKDVDLSRFIL; from the coding sequence ATGACCGAACTGAACCCCCGCGAGATCGTCTCCGAGCTTGACCGCCACATCATCGGGCAGAACGACGCCAAGCGCGCCGTGGCCGTGGCTTTGAGGAACCGCTGGCGCAGGAAGCGCGTGCCGGACGATCTGCGCGACGAGGTGACGCCCAAGAACATCCTGATGATCGGCCCGACGGGCGTGGGCAAGACCGAGATCGCGCGGCGTCTGGCCAAACTGGCGGGTTCGCCCTTTCTGAAGGTCGAGGCGACCAAGTTCACCGAGGTCGGCTATGTCGGCCGCGACGTCGATCAGATCATGCGCGACCTGGTCGAGAGCGCCCTGGTCATGGTGCGCGAACGGCGGCGGGGCGAGGTGAGCGCCCGCGCCGAAAGCGCCGCCGAGGACCGCATCCTGGACGCCCTGGTCGGCCCCGGCGCGGGCCAGGCCACGCGCGACAGTTTCCGAAAGAAGCTGCGGGCCGGCGAACTGGACGACAAGGAGATCGAGGTGTCGCTGGCCGACACCGCCTCCCCGATCCAGGGGCTGGACCTGCCGGGCGGGGGCAATGTCGGCCTGCTGAACCTGTCGGAGATGCTGGGCAAGATGGGCGGCGGGCGCACCAAGACCGTCAAGACGACGGTGCGCGACGCCACCGCCCCCCTGATCGCCGAAGAGGGCGACAAGCTGCTTGATCAGGACAGCCTGACCCAGGAGGCGCTGAAACTGGCCGAAAACGAGGGCATCGTCTTCCTGGACGAGATCGACAAGGTCGCCGCGCGCCAGGGCGCGTCCGGCGCCGACGTGTCGCGCGAAGGGGTGCAGCGCGACCTCCTGCCTCTGATCGAGGGCGCCACCGTCTCGACCAAATACGGGCCGGTGAAGACCGACCATGTGCTGTTCATCGCCTCGGGCGCCTTCCATGTCGCCAAGCCCAGCGACCTGCTGCCCGAACTTCAGGGCCGGTTGCCGATCCGGGTCGAACTGAAGCCCCTGACGCGCGACGACTTCAAACGCATCCTGACGGAACCCGAGGCCAATCTGATCCGCCAGAACCAGGCCCTGCTGGCGACCGAGGACGTGACCCTGACCTTCACCGACGACGCGGTGGAAGCCATGGCCGACGCGGCGGTGGCGGCCAATTCGGCGGTGGAGAACATCGGCGCCCGCCGGCTTCAGACCGTGCTGGAGCGGGTGCTGGAAGAGACCAGCTTCAAGGCGTCGGACCTGTCGGGCCAGACCGTCGCCTTCGACGGCGAGGCGGTGCGCGAAAGACTGGGCGCCCTGACCAAGGACGTGGACTTGAGCCGCTTCATCCTCTGA
- a CDS encoding DUF1852 domain-containing protein, with amino-acid sequence MASSDFTFTIKRTALDEDYRPAENTRITTNFANLARGERRQENLRNTLRMIDNRFNSLADRNNPRGDRYAVELQIVSVEMSVCPGEDADAFPLIEILQTTIIDRADGARIDGIVGNNFSSYVRDYDFSVVLPEHMKVHARAPDDFGDLHGKLFRRFLTSSAYRDNFAKPPVICLSVSSNKTYHRTGDEHRVLGLEYANDDVSPTDRYFAKMGMKVRYFMPRGSVAPFAFYHIDDLTADYTDLELVSTIATMETFQKIYRPEIYNANSPATAQFQPSLKAQDYSLTRIVYDREERSRLAVEQGRFVEERFIKPYRQVLDRWSASFAA; translated from the coding sequence ATGGCGAGCAGCGACTTCACCTTCACGATCAAGCGCACCGCGCTCGACGAGGATTACCGTCCCGCCGAGAACACGCGGATCACGACCAACTTCGCCAATCTGGCGCGGGGAGAGCGGCGCCAGGAGAATCTGCGCAACACCCTGAGGATGATCGACAACCGCTTCAACTCCCTGGCCGACCGGAACAATCCCCGGGGCGACCGCTATGCGGTCGAGCTTCAGATCGTGTCCGTCGAGATGAGCGTCTGTCCGGGCGAGGACGCCGACGCCTTTCCACTGATCGAGATTCTGCAGACGACCATCATCGACAGGGCGGATGGCGCGCGCATCGATGGGATCGTCGGCAACAACTTCTCCTCCTATGTCCGCGACTACGATTTCAGCGTGGTCCTGCCGGAACATATGAAGGTCCATGCCCGTGCGCCGGATGACTTCGGCGACCTGCACGGCAAGCTGTTCAGGCGCTTCCTGACGTCGAGCGCCTATCGCGACAATTTCGCCAAGCCGCCGGTCATCTGTCTGAGCGTATCCAGCAACAAGACCTATCACCGGACCGGCGACGAACATCGTGTCCTGGGTCTGGAATACGCGAACGACGACGTTTCGCCGACCGATCGGTATTTCGCCAAGATGGGGATGAAGGTCCGCTACTTCATGCCCAGGGGCAGCGTGGCGCCGTTCGCCTTCTATCATATCGACGACCTGACGGCGGACTACACCGATCTGGAACTGGTCAGCACCATCGCCACGATGGAGACCTTCCAGAAGATCTATCGGCCGGAAATCTACAACGCCAACTCGCCCGCGACCGCCCAGTTTCAGCCCAGCCTGAAGGCGCAGGACTATTCGCTGACCCGTATCGTCTATGACCGCGAGGAACGCAGCCGCCTGGCCGTCGAACAGGGCCGGTTCGTCGAGGAGCGTTTCATCAAACCTTATCGGCAGGTCCTGGACCGCTGGTCCGCCAGCTTCGCCGCCTGA
- a CDS encoding Crp/Fnr family transcriptional regulator, whose translation MDDVFDTERDSHDRPSNRFGEFLRLSAEERAVVAELLGPPQHYPRHHVLRREGTEPLNLHLLLGGWVAASLSLPTGKQQIVKVHLPGDLLGAPSLSLKSSAETLTTLTPVAAQPLSRSRLIAAFARHPRLAITLFLSAQKERVSLMDRLALVGQADAHVRIAALLVDLFDRLSAIGQARDGAFAMPLTQRDLGDLVGITPVHVNRTLRAMDKANLIRRSDQTITLLDIDRLRGLTGLPRRDFVFEPDWLPFR comes from the coding sequence ATGGACGACGTTTTCGATACGGAGCGCGATTCGCACGACAGGCCGAGCAATCGCTTCGGCGAGTTCCTCCGGCTTTCGGCCGAAGAGCGGGCTGTCGTCGCCGAGCTTCTGGGACCGCCCCAGCACTATCCGCGTCATCACGTCCTGCGCCGCGAGGGGACGGAGCCGCTGAACCTTCATCTTTTGCTGGGCGGCTGGGTCGCCGCCTCGCTGTCGCTGCCGACCGGCAAGCAGCAGATCGTCAAGGTGCATCTGCCCGGCGATCTGCTGGGCGCGCCGAGCCTGAGCCTGAAAAGCAGCGCGGAGACGTTGACCACCCTGACGCCCGTGGCGGCGCAGCCCCTGTCGCGGTCGCGGCTGATTGCGGCCTTCGCCCGTCATCCTCGCCTGGCGATCACCCTGTTTCTCAGCGCGCAGAAGGAGCGCGTCTCCCTGATGGATCGGCTGGCGCTGGTGGGGCAGGCCGACGCCCATGTCCGGATCGCCGCCCTGCTGGTCGATCTGTTCGATCGCCTCTCGGCCATCGGCCAAGCCCGAGACGGCGCCTTCGCCATGCCCTTGACCCAGCGGGACCTGGGCGATCTGGTCGGCATCACCCCGGTTCACGTCAATCGCACGCTGCGGGCCATGGACAAGGCGAACCTGATCCGCCGCTCCGACCAGACCATCACCCTGCTGGACATCGACCGGCTGCGCGGTCTGACGGGCCTTCCCCGACGCGACTTCGTCTTCGAGCCCGACTGGCTGCCTTTCCGCTGA
- the ppa gene encoding inorganic diphosphatase, which produces MNLDAIPVGPNAPWDINVIIEIPQGGLPVKYEMDKESGALFVDRFLHTAMYYPGNYGFVPHTLSDDGDPCDVIVLNPTPVVPGCVIRSRPIGVLKMTDEAGGDEKILAVPVDKLNPYYTEIASYRQLPAILIEQIEHFFTRYKDLEKGKSVTVQGWGDAGEAADLIAKGMQAHQDKLAKKKAANAA; this is translated from the coding sequence ATGAACCTCGACGCCATTCCGGTCGGCCCCAACGCCCCCTGGGACATCAACGTCATCATCGAAATCCCGCAAGGGGGCCTGCCGGTGAAGTACGAGATGGACAAGGAGTCGGGCGCCCTGTTCGTCGACCGCTTCCTGCACACGGCCATGTACTATCCGGGCAACTACGGCTTCGTGCCCCACACCCTGTCGGACGACGGCGATCCCTGCGACGTGATCGTGCTGAACCCGACGCCGGTGGTGCCGGGCTGCGTCATCCGCTCGCGCCCCATCGGCGTGCTGAAGATGACGGACGAAGCCGGCGGCGACGAGAAGATCCTGGCCGTGCCAGTCGACAAGCTGAACCCCTACTACACCGAGATCGCCAGCTATCGTCAGCTGCCGGCCATCCTGATCGAGCAGATCGAACACTTCTTCACCCGCTACAAGGATCTGGAGAAGGGCAAGTCGGTCACCGTCCAGGGGTGGGGCGACGCCGGCGAGGCCGCCGACCTGATCGCCAAGGGCATGCAGGCTCATCAGGACAAGCTGGCCAAGAAGAAAGCCGCCAACGCCGCCTGA
- a CDS encoding site-specific integrase codes for MTFDDLCRHFQADPAKVRAPKTQMIYDGLLWITSSVWGENRPLTSIDRSACRELLEVLRWLPSNPAKRFPGLSAAQAAKMAKKRGLKTTLSPGSINGYMAKLRALMTFALNEGWIDRHPATGLAVVDPVRDKDKRLPFSSEQLQLIFDAPVYRGCVDDEWHFAMPGPHRPRRARFWIPLIALYSGMRLNEICQLDVADVRNVEGVDCFWITGGSTQSSGDKRLKTASSERLIPIHPRLIAMGFMAFVSERVGGKKLFHELPRSKAGYYSDSYSKWFARFLVKAGAARPKTCFHSFRHCYRDALRNAGVEHEAALALGGWAVSHRDGESVSDAYGKGLGVARLAKAISCLDYHGLDLQHLLPEFQSDITADSGA; via the coding sequence ATGACTTTCGATGACTTGTGTCGTCACTTCCAAGCCGATCCGGCGAAGGTCCGGGCACCCAAGACCCAAATGATCTACGATGGTCTTCTCTGGATCACGTCAAGCGTTTGGGGAGAGAACCGTCCGCTGACGTCCATAGACCGTTCAGCGTGCCGCGAACTGCTGGAAGTGCTGCGTTGGCTACCCTCAAATCCAGCGAAGCGGTTCCCCGGTTTGAGTGCGGCCCAAGCCGCCAAGATGGCGAAAAAACGGGGGCTGAAAACGACCCTCTCTCCCGGTTCGATCAACGGCTACATGGCGAAGCTTCGCGCGCTCATGACGTTCGCGCTAAACGAAGGATGGATAGACAGGCATCCCGCGACGGGGCTGGCTGTCGTTGATCCAGTTCGTGACAAGGACAAGCGGCTCCCGTTCTCGTCGGAGCAGCTACAACTGATTTTCGACGCGCCGGTCTACCGGGGATGCGTGGATGACGAATGGCATTTCGCGATGCCGGGGCCTCATCGTCCGCGACGCGCGCGTTTCTGGATTCCGCTTATCGCCCTCTACAGCGGCATGCGTCTCAACGAGATTTGCCAGTTGGATGTCGCCGACGTCCGCAATGTCGAAGGCGTTGACTGTTTCTGGATCACGGGTGGATCAACGCAAAGCTCTGGCGATAAGAGGCTGAAGACGGCCTCAAGCGAACGCCTCATACCTATCCACCCAAGGCTCATCGCCATGGGGTTTATGGCGTTTGTCTCCGAGCGAGTGGGCGGCAAGAAGCTGTTTCACGAACTGCCCCGATCAAAAGCGGGCTACTACTCCGACAGCTATTCGAAGTGGTTTGCTCGCTTCCTTGTTAAGGCTGGGGCGGCGCGTCCCAAGACGTGCTTCCACTCATTCCGTCATTGCTACCGCGACGCTCTTCGGAACGCTGGTGTGGAGCACGAAGCCGCTTTGGCTCTTGGCGGTTGGGCCGTTTCCCATCGAGATGGAGAGAGCGTTTCAGACGCTTACGGCAAGGGCCTTGGCGTAGCCCGATTGGCTAAAGCCATATCGTGCTTGGATTATCACGGGTTGGATTTGCAGCATCTGCTGCCTGAATTTCAGTCAGATATAACGGCGGATTCGGGAGCCTGA
- a CDS encoding Fic family protein: protein MTTYMPPLLPLSIDLETKTVLKKLASARGALAELKGAAGLVPNESILINTLSLQEAKDSSAIENIITTHDDLYRSDALADRFASLAAKEVFSYARAMREGFDTVRRTGLITTNDILAMQATLERNKAGFRKLPGTALKNDKTGEVVFTPPQSHDDILALMTNLETFINDDDLTDLDPLIRMAIIHHQFETIHPFYDGNGRTGRILNILYLVKQGLLTTPVLYLSRYINQTKGEYYRLLQAVRTDGAWEEWLLYVLAGVEETAQQTTRLVHSIRSLMQSYKVQMREQLPRIYSQDLLNNIFGHPYSKIAFVERDLNVSRITATRYLDELTRIGMMQKLKIGRENYYVNRELMALLGNAQSV from the coding sequence ATGACCACCTATATGCCGCCCCTGCTTCCACTCTCCATTGATCTGGAAACCAAGACTGTCCTGAAAAAGCTCGCGTCAGCGCGCGGCGCGCTTGCCGAACTGAAAGGTGCCGCCGGGTTGGTGCCTAACGAGTCAATCCTGATCAACACCCTGTCTTTGCAAGAAGCGAAGGACAGTTCGGCAATCGAAAATATCATCACGACGCATGATGACCTCTACCGAAGCGATGCACTCGCTGATCGTTTCGCGAGTCTCGCCGCCAAGGAGGTGTTTAGCTACGCCAGAGCCATGAGAGAGGGCTTTGACACCGTTCGCCGAACGGGCCTGATCACGACCAATGATATCCTTGCCATGCAAGCGACTTTGGAGCGGAACAAGGCTGGCTTCAGGAAGCTGCCCGGCACGGCTCTCAAGAACGACAAGACTGGCGAGGTGGTCTTCACGCCACCGCAAAGCCACGACGATATTCTCGCATTGATGACCAACTTGGAGACGTTCATCAACGATGACGATCTCACCGATCTCGATCCGCTTATCAGGATGGCGATCATCCACCATCAGTTTGAGACCATTCACCCATTCTATGACGGGAACGGTCGAACGGGCCGTATCCTAAACATCCTGTATCTCGTGAAGCAGGGCTTGCTGACGACGCCAGTCCTCTATCTCTCGCGCTACATCAACCAAACCAAAGGCGAGTATTATCGCTTGCTACAAGCAGTGCGAACGGATGGCGCGTGGGAAGAATGGCTCCTGTATGTGCTGGCTGGCGTCGAGGAGACGGCGCAGCAAACCACGCGGCTGGTCCACAGCATTCGAAGCCTGATGCAATCCTACAAGGTGCAGATGCGTGAGCAGCTTCCGCGCATTTACAGCCAAGACCTACTGAACAACATTTTTGGCCATCCCTACAGCAAGATCGCATTTGTAGAACGCGATCTGAACGTCAGCCGCATCACGGCAACACGCTACCTCGACGAACTCACTCGCATTGGAATGATGCAGAAGCTGAAAATCGGGCGCGAAAATTATTATGTGAATCGCGAACTGATGGCCTTGCTCGGGAATGCCCAATCAGTTTGA
- a CDS encoding N-formylglutamate amidohydrolase, with amino-acid sequence MTDAGENFSILRPPLPGATGALVFGSPHSGDVYPEDLGAAPDLAVSSLRSAEDALMAHLVADGPRHGAPLIAGRFGRAYVDLNRDPEELDPDLVEGAPGPAGAKTAAGYGVLPRLTGDGRPLYDRRLSRAEAQRRIEGAHLPYHQALAELMQAAQDRHGRAVLIDWHSMPTRAAGVEVVLGDRHGSACRARLTRRLRDLFQAAGWRVALNLPYAGGWSTQVWGRPEAGFEAIQIEISRGLYLDETTQRPNATFDLTRRTLSRVIAALCAERWAD; translated from the coding sequence ATGACCGACGCGGGCGAGAATTTTTCGATCCTACGGCCGCCGCTGCCCGGCGCGACGGGCGCCCTGGTGTTCGGCTCGCCCCACTCGGGCGACGTCTATCCTGAAGACCTGGGGGCGGCGCCCGATCTGGCCGTATCCAGCCTGAGAAGCGCCGAGGACGCCCTGATGGCCCATCTGGTCGCCGACGGCCCGCGCCACGGCGCGCCCTTGATCGCGGGGCGATTCGGCCGGGCCTATGTCGATCTGAACCGCGACCCCGAAGAACTGGACCCCGACCTGGTCGAGGGCGCCCCGGGGCCGGCAGGCGCCAAGACGGCCGCCGGCTACGGCGTTCTGCCCCGCCTGACCGGCGACGGACGCCCGCTCTATGACCGACGGCTGAGCCGGGCGGAGGCGCAGCGCCGGATCGAGGGCGCGCACCTCCCCTATCACCAGGCCCTGGCCGAGCTGATGCAGGCGGCGCAAGACCGACACGGCCGGGCGGTGCTGATCGACTGGCATTCCATGCCGACGCGGGCGGCAGGGGTGGAAGTGGTGCTGGGCGACCGGCACGGCTCGGCCTGTCGGGCGCGGCTGACACGGCGGCTGCGCGACCTGTTCCAGGCGGCGGGCTGGCGGGTGGCGCTGAACCTGCCCTACGCCGGCGGCTGGTCCACCCAGGTCTGGGGCAGGCCCGAGGCGGGATTTGAGGCGATCCAGATCGAGATCAGCCGGGGTCTTTATCTGGACGAAACGACCCAGAGGCCCAATGCGACTTTCGACCTGACGCGACGCACCCTGTCACGGGTGATCGCGGCCCTGTGCGCCGAGCGCTGGGCCGACTGA
- a CDS encoding YihY/virulence factor BrkB family protein, which produces MKTFPYRLADLIGRFAPGRRALKAAGRGGAGLWAYVAAAAGGLAAGAGAAHLLYSQGHKFGVELRPERPESLPPAPPTPEDFEAREPGRGRLAERPHQIPRKGWTDIVWRAAASYFGDRVGFVAGGVTFFTLLSLFPLLGSFVTLYGLFADPAKAWARLQFLYALLPDSIAEFLGLQMQRLAENSSGQLTFTLIWTLALSLWTANGAVKMLFYGLNVAYHEVEKRNIVRYNLLCMGFTVGALLAVLLTSALVVGVPVVVHLFGLEEEWGLFAPLRWPLLLTGYVCALMVIYRYGPCRQKARWRWLSPGAVFSASLSLILSLAFSWYLNTFVRVDSYGPLAAMMGFLLWTWLSVQVILMGASLNAEIEHQTAMDTTTGKPQPIGQRGAMVADNVGARRGTPAALAFTQRQMEAAADKLLRRRLKRNGR; this is translated from the coding sequence ATGAAGACTTTCCCCTATCGCCTTGCCGATCTGATCGGTCGTTTCGCGCCCGGTCGGCGCGCCTTGAAGGCGGCCGGAAGGGGCGGCGCGGGTCTGTGGGCCTATGTCGCGGCCGCGGCGGGCGGGCTTGCGGCCGGGGCGGGGGCAGCGCACCTGCTCTATAGCCAGGGCCACAAGTTCGGCGTCGAACTGCGCCCCGAACGGCCAGAGTCCCTGCCGCCCGCACCGCCGACGCCCGAGGATTTCGAGGCCAGGGAGCCTGGTCGAGGCCGCCTGGCCGAACGCCCGCACCAGATTCCGCGCAAGGGCTGGACCGACATCGTCTGGCGCGCGGCCGCCTCCTATTTCGGGGACCGGGTCGGCTTCGTGGCGGGGGGCGTGACCTTCTTCACCCTGTTGTCGCTGTTCCCCCTGCTGGGCTCGTTCGTGACGCTTTACGGCCTGTTCGCCGATCCGGCCAAGGCTTGGGCGCGGCTGCAGTTCCTTTATGCCCTGCTACCCGACAGCATCGCCGAATTCCTGGGCCTGCAGATGCAGCGTCTGGCCGAGAACTCCAGCGGCCAGTTGACCTTCACCCTGATCTGGACCCTGGCCCTGTCGCTGTGGACGGCCAACGGGGCTGTGAAGATGCTGTTCTATGGGCTCAACGTCGCCTACCACGAGGTCGAGAAGCGCAACATCGTCCGCTACAACCTCTTGTGCATGGGGTTCACGGTCGGGGCGCTGTTGGCCGTGCTGCTGACTTCGGCCCTGGTGGTGGGGGTGCCGGTGGTCGTGCATCTGTTCGGACTGGAAGAGGAATGGGGCCTGTTCGCCCCCCTGCGCTGGCCACTGCTGCTGACCGGCTATGTCTGCGCCCTGATGGTCATCTATCGCTACGGCCCATGCCGGCAGAAGGCCCGCTGGCGCTGGTTGTCGCCGGGAGCGGTGTTTTCCGCCAGCCTCAGCCTGATTCTGTCGCTGGCCTTCAGCTGGTATCTGAACACCTTCGTGCGGGTCGACAGCTATGGGCCGCTGGCGGCGATGATGGGTTTCCTGCTGTGGACCTGGCTGTCGGTGCAGGTGATCCTGATGGGAGCGTCGCTGAACGCCGAGATCGAGCATCAGACGGCGATGGACACCACCACCGGCAAGCCCCAGCCGATCGGACAGCGCGGGGCCATGGTGGCCGACAATGTGGGCGCACGGCGCGGCACGCCCGCCGCCCTGGCCTTCACCCAGCGCCAGATGGAGGCGGCGGCCGACAAGCTGCTGCGTCGCCGGTTGAAGCGGAACGGCCGGTAG
- a CDS encoding DUF599 domain-containing protein yields the protein MNLIDWAALALFFASWLGYNSILGLVSRKGGSLNADMAYIRTVWMQSMTHRELKLVDSQLMGHSINSASFFASTNLLLIAAVAGVLFGGENALRGFVAVGAESVPTRVLEAKLALVLICLTRGFLDFIWALRQMNYTLALIGAAPELHSKTDRQAFSEAAGQLLNPALSAFSQGVRGYYFALAAAAWLFGPLWLALGVVSSFGLLLYRQEASPAARAIRNARRLLTD from the coding sequence ATGAACTTGATCGACTGGGCGGCCCTGGCGCTCTTCTTCGCCAGTTGGCTAGGCTATAATTCCATACTCGGCCTCGTCAGTCGCAAGGGCGGCTCGCTGAACGCCGACATGGCCTACATCCGCACGGTGTGGATGCAGTCCATGACCCACCGCGAGCTGAAGCTGGTCGACAGCCAGCTGATGGGCCATTCGATCAATTCCGCTTCCTTCTTCGCCTCGACCAACCTGCTGCTGATCGCGGCGGTGGCGGGGGTGCTGTTCGGCGGCGAGAACGCGCTGAGGGGGTTTGTGGCGGTGGGCGCCGAAAGCGTGCCGACCCGCGTTCTGGAGGCCAAGCTGGCCCTAGTGCTGATCTGCCTGACGCGGGGCTTTCTGGATTTCATCTGGGCCCTGCGCCAGATGAACTATACCCTGGCCCTTATCGGCGCGGCGCCCGAACTACATTCCAAGACCGACCGCCAGGCGTTCAGCGAGGCGGCGGGCCAGTTGCTGAACCCGGCTCTCAGCGCCTTCAGCCAGGGGGTGCGCGGCTATTATTTCGCCCTGGCGGCGGCCGCCTGGCTGTTCGGCCCGCTGTGGCTGGCGCTGGGGGTGGTGTCGTCCTTCGGCCTGCTGCTCTATCGTCAGGAGGCGTCGCCGGCCGCGCGGGCCATCCGCAATGCGCGGCGTCTGCTGACGGACTGA
- the cpdR gene encoding cell cycle two-component system response regulator CpdR, with the protein MARILLAEDDSSLRGFLTRALERAGHQVVDCENGDDAIDALEHGPYDLLLTDIVMPGADGIEVARAAAARQPGLRIMFITGFAAVALTAAQASPDAKVLSKPVHLRDLVDEVERMVAA; encoded by the coding sequence ATGGCGCGCATCCTCCTGGCCGAAGACGACAGTTCGCTGCGCGGCTTTCTGACCCGTGCGCTGGAGCGCGCCGGCCATCAGGTCGTGGATTGCGAGAACGGCGACGACGCCATCGACGCCCTGGAACACGGCCCCTACGACCTGCTGCTGACCGACATCGTCATGCCCGGCGCCGACGGGATCGAGGTGGCGCGCGCCGCCGCCGCCCGCCAGCCGGGCCTGCGGATCATGTTCATCACCGGCTTCGCCGCCGTCGCCCTGACCGCCGCCCAGGCGTCGCCGGACGCCAAGGTCCTGTCCAAACCCGTCCACCTGCGCGACCTGGTCGACGAGGTCGAACGGATGGTCGCCGCCTAG
- a CDS encoding cysteine hydrolase family protein, producing MPSGLRARLGPTTAHLCVDMQRMFIEETDWHTPWAARILPIIAELCARRAAQTWFTRFIPADHPADADGAWKTYWRRWASMTRRAMSLELIDLAPTLRRFVPPARVVDKRVYSPWFETTLDAALHKHGIDTLVVTGAETDVCVLATVLGAVDRGYRVVVVTDAVCSSADGPHDNLLSLYSDRFSQQIETAECAEVLVAWPETGGWG from the coding sequence ATGCCGTCGGGCCTGCGCGCGCGCCTGGGACCGACCACGGCGCACCTGTGTGTCGACATGCAACGGATGTTCATCGAAGAGACCGACTGGCACACACCCTGGGCCGCCCGCATCCTCCCGATCATCGCAGAACTGTGCGCCCGACGCGCGGCCCAGACCTGGTTCACGCGCTTCATCCCGGCCGACCACCCCGCCGATGCCGACGGCGCCTGGAAGACCTACTGGCGGCGCTGGGCGTCCATGACCCGCAGGGCCATGTCGCTCGAACTGATCGACTTGGCGCCGACGTTACGCCGTTTCGTTCCGCCGGCGCGGGTGGTGGACAAGCGCGTGTATTCGCCTTGGTTCGAGACCACCTTGGACGCCGCCCTGCACAAGCATGGGATCGACACCCTGGTCGTCACTGGCGCCGAGACCGACGTGTGCGTCCTGGCCACGGTTCTGGGGGCTGTGGATCGCGGCTATCGCGTGGTCGTCGTAACGGACGCCGTCTGCAGTTCGGCCGACGGTCCCCACGACAACCTGCTGTCCCTGTACAGTGATCGCTTCAGCCAACAGATCGAGACCGCCGAATGCGCCGAGGTTCTTGTCGCCTGGCCTGAGACTGGGGGCTGGGGCTGA